The DNA segment GGGCAATCTGACCGAACGACTGGCCGAACGGGCCGGTCGGGTCTGGGCGTTCGAAAAGGATCCACGGCTGGCGGCCCTGGCGCGGGAGCTTCTGGCGGATCGGGCGAACGTCACGGTTCTCGAAGCGGACGGGGCCGATTTCGAGGCGCACGTGGATGCCGCGGCGTGTCCGCGCTGGCGGGTGGTCTCCAATCTTCCGTATTCCGACTGGAAGCGGCTGCTCCTGGCGGCGCTTTCGGCGCGCCGGCCGGTGGAATCCTACACGTTCATGGTCCAGGAAGACGTCTACGACCGCCTGCGGGCGCGGCCGGGGACGAAGCGGTACGGTCCGGTGCCCGCGCTCCTTCAGGCGACCTGCGACCTTCGATTCCTCCGGCGGGCGGGAAAGGAGCTTTTCTGGCCCGCGCCGCGGGTGGATTCGGCGGTGGTGGAAGTCCGGCGGAGAGAGGCGGGGCTGGACTATGCGGCGCTGGAGCGGCGTTTGAGGGATCTTTTCGCGCAGCGGCGCAAGAAATCCCGGGCGGCGGGGGGGCGGCGGGTGGAGGAGCTTTCTCCGCCGGAGCTTCTGGCCCTGGCGCGCGAGTCGGCTAACGCCGGAGGGGCGGAATCGTCTAAATAGGGGCGTTTCCGGCATGTAGTGCTTGACACGGCCCCGGGCGGAACTATGCTTTTTCAGTCTCGCGGGAGGGGCGTTTGGCGCTGATCGCGGACGAGACGATCCTTGAGATCAAGCGGGCCGTCGATATCGTCGAGATCGTCTCCGGCTATTTTCCGCTCAAGCGGGCCGGGTCCAACTACAAGGCGCTCTGTCCGTTTCACGACGAAAAGACCCCTTCCTTCAACGTCAACCCCGAGCGGCAGATCTTCATCTGTTTCGGTTGCGGCAAGAAGGGCGACGTGATCACGTTCGTCATGGAGCAGGAGCGGGTGGACTATCCGGAGGCGATCCGGATTCTCGCGGACAAGGCGGGGGTGCGGATCCGGTACCGGGACGGAAGCGGTCCGGAGGGGGTGGGCCGGGAGGATCTCTACCGGGTGAACGAATGGGCGGCGGGGGTGTTCCGCGCTCTTCTCAAAACGGCGCCGGAGGCCGGGGAAGCCCGGGCGTTCCTGGAACGCCGGGGGGTGAAGGAGGAGACGGCGGAACTCTTCCGGCTGGGGTTTTCGATGCCGGCGTGGGAGGACCTTCTCGGCCGGGCCCGGCGGGCGGGGTTTTCGGAAGAGCTTCTGGTGGCGGCGGGACTGGCGGTTCCCCGGGAGGGGCGGGGAGGCTGCTACGACCGGTTCCGCGGGCGGGTGATGTTTCCGATCACGGCTCCGCAGGGGCGGGTGGTGGGCTTCGGGGCGCGGACGCTGGGAGAGGAGCAGCCCAAGTTTCTCAACTCTCCGGAGACGGCGGTCTTCTCGAAGGGCCGGGGGTTCTACGGGCTCTCGTGGGCGCGGGAGGAACTGGAGCGGACGCGGACGGTCTACATCGTGGAGGGCTATCTCGACGTCGTCGTTCCGTACCAGGCGGGGGTCCGGGGGCTGGTGGCGACGCTGGGGACGGCGCTGACGCGGGACCATTTGAAGGTGCTGCGGCGCTACGCGGACAAGGTGGTCCTGGTCTTCGATGCGGACGCGGCGGGGCAGAAGGCGAGCGAGCGGGGGCTGGATCTTTTGCTCTCGGAGAACATGGACGTTTTCGTGGCTGAGCTTCCCGCGGGGATGGATCCGGACGACGTGGTGCTCAAGCACGGTCCGGAACGGCTGCGGGAGTGTCTGGAGCGGCCGAGGGAGATTTTCGATTTCCTGATGGCGGCGCTTTCGGCGCGGCACGGGGAGGGGACGCCGGCGGCGAAGGCCCGGATCGTGGAGGAGATGATCGAGCGCCTGGGGCGGATTCCGGACCCGGTCAAGCGGGAGCTTCTGCTTCAGGCCCTGGCGGCGCGGTTCGGGCTGGAGGAGCGGACGCTGCGGGCGCGGCTGGAGCGGGCCGCGGCGGACGCGGAGTCCCGGGCGGGAGAAGGAGGAGATCGCGGGCCGGCGCCGGAGGGGGCGGAGCCGCCCGCCGCGCGGGCGGCGCGGGAGGCGCTGGCGTGCGCCCTGGCGGACCCCGGTTGCGCGGCGCGCCTGCGTCACGAGGTGCCGCCGGAGCGCTATCCCACGGAAACCCTGCGGAAGCTGGCGGAGGCGGCGTATGCGCTTTTCGACCGGACGGAAGCGATGGAAGGCCGGGAGCTTCTGGCGGCGCTTCGGGAGCCGGCCCTGATCGAGGAGGCCGCGGGGATTCTGGCGATCGAGGTGACGCGGGAGACGGCCCCGGGGCGGTTCCGGGGGGCCCGGGAGGCGCTCGAGCGGGAATTCTTCCTGGAAGAATCCCGGAGGCTGCGGGCGCGTTTAAGGAATGCGACGCCCGAGGAAGAGGTCGAGCTGCTCCGCCGGGTCATGGAGGCCCGACGGGCGCGTCCTCGGGATCACGGGCTTTTTCCGGGACGCTAGGCAGGAGGCAGGCCCATTTCCCCTTCGAGCGAAAGATACCCGCCGGAGGCGGGACCGGACGTGGAGGACGGCGACGTCGTGGCATCGGAGCGTAGATTCGAACCGCTGGCGGACGACATGAACGAGAAGCTCAGCCCGGAGGTCCGGAACCTCATCGAGGAAGGCAAGAAGCGCGGGTTCGTCACGTACGACGAGCTCAACAAGGTCCTTCCGGACGACATGGTCTCTCCCGACAAGCTCGACATGATCCTCCAGATGATGGACGACCTGGGGATCGAGATGGTGGAGACCGCGGCCGAGGGAGAGAAGGAGGCCTCGTACGACGACGAGGAGGAGCGCGAGTTCGAGGAGCCTCAGGAATTCGAGCCCAAGCGGGGCTCCGTCTCGGAGAAGATCGACGACCCCGTGCGGATGTACCTGACGCAGATGGGGGAGATCCCGCTTCTTTCGCGGGAGGACGAGCTGCGTCTGGCCAAGCGGATCGAGATCACGCGCAAGCGTTTCCGCACGAAGGTCCTGGAGTCCCCGCTGGCCGTGATCGAGGCCATCCAGATCCTCGAGGACGTCAAAAACGGCGAGCTCGCGTTCGACCGGACGCTCAAGGCGGACAGCGCGATCGACGTCTCGAAGTTCGAGGTGCTCGACCGGCTCCCGCAGGTGATCGACCGCCTGCGGCAGCTCGTGTTCGACGCGCACGAGTGCTACGACAAGATCCTGCATCAGCGGCTGACGGCCAAGCAGCGGGCGCGCCTCCAGCGCCGGCTCCGCGAGGACCAGCGCAAGTGCGTGGTCATGCTCGAGGAGATGAACA comes from the Planctomycetota bacterium genome and includes:
- the dnaG gene encoding DNA primase, which gives rise to MALIADETILEIKRAVDIVEIVSGYFPLKRAGSNYKALCPFHDEKTPSFNVNPERQIFICFGCGKKGDVITFVMEQERVDYPEAIRILADKAGVRIRYRDGSGPEGVGREDLYRVNEWAAGVFRALLKTAPEAGEARAFLERRGVKEETAELFRLGFSMPAWEDLLGRARRAGFSEELLVAAGLAVPREGRGGCYDRFRGRVMFPITAPQGRVVGFGARTLGEEQPKFLNSPETAVFSKGRGFYGLSWAREELERTRTVYIVEGYLDVVVPYQAGVRGLVATLGTALTRDHLKVLRRYADKVVLVFDADAAGQKASERGLDLLLSENMDVFVAELPAGMDPDDVVLKHGPERLRECLERPREIFDFLMAALSARHGEGTPAAKARIVEEMIERLGRIPDPVKRELLLQALAARFGLEERTLRARLERAAADAESRAGEGGDRGPAPEGAEPPAARAAREALACALADPGCAARLRHEVPPERYPTETLRKLAEAAYALFDRTEAMEGRELLAALREPALIEEAAGILAIEVTRETAPGRFRGAREALEREFFLEESRRLRARLRNATPEEEVELLRRVMEARRARPRDHGLFPGR
- a CDS encoding rRNA adenine dimethyltransferase family protein; amino-acid sequence: MKGGRAAFVALLRERGIRPRRALGQNFLLDVNFLEALARDSGAGPSDGVIEIGCGPGNLTERLAERAGRVWAFEKDPRLAALARELLADRANVTVLEADGADFEAHVDAAACPRWRVVSNLPYSDWKRLLLAALSARRPVESYTFMVQEDVYDRLRARPGTKRYGPVPALLQATCDLRFLRRAGKELFWPAPRVDSAVVEVRRREAGLDYAALERRLRDLFAQRRKKSRAAGGRRVEELSPPELLALARESANAGGAESSK